ATCTACATTTTAACCAGCTATAGATTGTTTCTATATATATATAGATATGATTAATTGTAATAAAAAAGTTGCCTACAATTATATAATTTTTTAATCTTAGACAACTCTTTATTGTTTTATTTTATAATTTCTAAGTGCTTATATAAAGCTACACCTTTTTGGTAGTATTCTAACTCTTTTTCCTTAGATATATCTGAATATAATTGACCTAAGTCTAAGTATAATCCAGCAAGTATGTCAGAATTGCCTAACTCTGATATTATTTTTGTACACTTTGTTAGGTATTCTATTGCTAATGTATTTTCATTTTGAATTTTATGCATATTTGAATATAACTTTAATGCTTGGTATTCATTAAATCTATTTTTAGATTTTATAGAACTTGCTAAAGCTATTTTGCAATATTTTTTAGCTGAGTCATAATCCTCATTTTCTATATATGCTTCAATTATTTTATATAAGCTATTAGCAGCAGTTGAATCATCATCATTTTTCTTTATATCGTAAGCTTTATGAGAGTATTCTAACACTCCATCTATATCTCCTAGCTCTTTGTATATTTCACTTATAGTCATATATACATTAGCAATGCCAGATTTATTTTCTTCTATTTCAAGTAACTCTAATGCCTTTTTAAAGTTTTCTTTAGCATCATCATACTTACCTATATTTAAAAGATTTTTAGCTTTTAAAACTAATACTTCTACTTCTTCTTGGATATTATTTGTGCCATCGATTTCTTCTATTTTAGATATATATTCTAAAGACTTTTCAGACTCTCCTAGTTTGACATGACAGTAAGCCATATTACTATATAAATCTTTGTGTACGTCTAAATCTTCGATTTGACTTTCTGATAAAACTTCTTCCGCAAAATCAAAATGGCTTATTGCACCTTTGTAAAATTCTTCTTTAACGTAAATCTTCCCTATGTTCAGATAACACTTAAATATATTTTCTTTGTCATTATTTTTTATAAAGTAGTATAAAGCTTTTTCAAAGTTATTAACTACAAGATTATAGTTTTCTCTCTTTAAATTTATAGTTCCTAATAAAAAATTACATTTACCGTAGTTATCTATTAATTTATACTCTTTACATATTTGTATAACTTGATTTATTAACTGTTCTGCTCTATCTAATTCATTTGATTTAATATATATTTCACTCTGCAATATTAAATTATCCGTTATCTTTTTAGATTGCATTTCTTTGGTTTCTAGTAAATAATCTATACTCACATCCAACTTTTCTGATAAATAATCTAACAACTCATAACTTGTATGAGATTTATCTCTTTCTATATGACTTATTTGAGCAGCAGTAATTCTATCACCAGCTAATTCTTTTAAAGTCATATTTTTTTCTTTCCTTAACTTCTTGATTTTCTCTCCTAAACTTAGAATATCCATGCCACTTTCCCCCTTGAAACCATTTTCTTATAATATGATTATAACTTATATTTATATTAAAAACACTATATATTTTGTAGTATTTTAACTATTCTTGTAACTTTGATTATTTTTTAACATTTTTTGAATGTTTTTTTATACATTCAAAGATATTTTTTTATATTTTTTAAAAATTAAAATGATTTTATAAAAAAAATAAAACAAGATTCAAATTTTCAGTTAATTTAAATCTTGTTTTATTAAAATTAGTTGTTTTTTTCGATTTCTTTTAACGCTCTAACAGCTTCATCTATGTCATTTTTAGTATTAAAGTATCCTAAACTAAATCTTACGGCACCTTGTTCTAAAGTTCCAAGTGTTTTGTGAGCTAAAGGCGCACAATGTATTCCTGACCTAGTAGCTATATCATATTCGCTATCTAATAAAAATGTTATTTCACCAGAATCTATCTTAGGAATATTTATAGATATAACTGCCGCTCTTTTTTTACTATCTTTTGGACCGTAAATAACTATGTTTGGTACTTCATTAAGTCTATCTAGCATGTATTGACATAGTTCTTCTTCATGAGCCCTTATGCTGTCTACCCCTGTTTCTAGTATAAATTTTACACCTTCATTTAATCCTACTATTCCAGGCGTATTATGAGTTCCTGATTCATACTTATCCGGCGTTAAATCTGGTTGGAATAAATCTTCTGATCTACTTCCTGTACCACCTTCTTTTAATATATCTATCTTTAAATCTTCTCTTATATAAAGTATTCCTGTTCCCTGAGGTCCTAATAAACATTTATGTCCTGGAGCAGCTATCATATCTACATTAATATCCTTAACGTTTATATCATAAACTCCTGCAGTTTGAGATGCATCTACTAAATATAATACATTTTTTTCTTTAGCTATTTTTCCAACTTCTTTTATATCCACTATTGTTCCTGCCACATTTGATGCATGTGTAGTAACTATTAACTTTGTATTTTCCTTTATTGCATTCTTTATATCTTCTGGATTTAAAAATCCATCTTTATCACACTCAACTATAGTATTCTCTATGCCATCTTTTTCTAAAGACTTTATAGGTCTTATTACTGAATTATGTTCCATACTTGTAGTTATAATATGGTCACCCTTTTTAACTACACCTTTGATAGCTAAATTTAATGAATCTGTAGCATTATTTGTAAATACTATAGTCATAGGATTATCTATATTAAATAACTTTGCTATATTTTCTCTTGCGTCATATATTTCTCTAGCTGCTCTCATTGCTAATTTATGACCAGCTCTTCCTGGGTTTGCACAATAGTTTTTCATACAATCTAGTACAGCGTCATATACTTTTTCAGGTTTAGGATATGTAGTTGCAGCATTATCTAAGTAAATCATATAAAGCGTCCTCTCTATGCTTCATTTTCTTCTAAAAGCATCGATACTATATTGTTTAAATCATCTTCATTATAATATTCTATTTCAATTTTTCCTTTTTTCTTTCCTTTAGATATATTTACTTTTGTTCCAAATACATTTGTTAACTTCTCTTCTACATCTACTATAAATATATCTTTCTCTTTTGAAGATGATTTTTTATTAGTTAAATCACTATTTTCTTCTACTATTTTTTTAGCTAGTCTTTCTGTTTCTCTAACTGATAACTCTTCTTCTTTAACTTTATTTGCTAACTCTAATTGTTTCTCTAAGTCTGATACTCTAAGTAATGCTTTACCATGTCCTGCCGTTAATTGACCGTTTTCTACCATTACTATTACATTTTCACCTAAATTTAATAACCTTAAAGTATTAGTTATATGAGGTCTACTCTTTCCAACTGCCTCAGAAATTTCTTCTTGAGTTACATCATAATGTTCTATTAAGCTTCTATATGCTAATGCTTCTTCTATAGCATTTAAGTCTTCTCTTTGTAAGTTCTCTATAAGCGCTATTTCCATTATATCTTTCATCGGTATATCTTTTATAACAGCTGGTATATCTTTTTGCTTAGCCATCTTAGATGCTCTGTATCTTCTTTCTCCAGCTATTATCATGTATCTACCATCTTCATCTGGTTTAACTACTATAGGTTGTAATACTCCGTAGTGTTTTATAGATTCACACAGTACATGTATCTTCTCTTCATCAAATACTTTTCTTGGCTGAGTATCATTTGGATATACTTTACTTAAATCTAGTCTTACGATTTCTTTACTATCTATATCATCTTTAGTGTCAGGTATCAATGCACTAAGACCTCTACCTAACCTATTTGTTCTTTTAGGTGACTTTTTTTCCATATTATATTATATCCTCCTCTAAATCTATGAACTCTTCAGCTAGTTCCATATATGCCTCTGCACCTTTACATCTAGCATCATAATAAAGCGCTGGTTTACCATGACTTGGTGCTTCTGCTAATCTAACATTTCTTGGTATTAAGGTTGTATATACACTTCCTTTAAAATATTTCTTAACTTCTTCTACTACCTGTATTGATAAATTAGCTCTTCCATCAAACATACTTAATACAACTCCTTGTATGTCTATATTTGGATTAAGTCTAGATTTAACTAACTTTATAGTTTCCATAAGCTGACTAACACCTTCTAATGCATAATACTCACATTGTATTGGTATCAATACACTGTCTACTGCTGTAAGACAGTTTATAGTAAGCATTCCTAGTGAAGGAGGACAATCTATAAATATATAGTCATATTCTTGCCTTACACTTTCAATTGCATTCTTTAATATAAACTCTCTATTTTCCATAGATGTGAGCTCTATCTCTGCTCCAGATAATTCAGTAGCTGATGCCACTACATCTATATTTTCAAATTCAGTTTTTAAAATTGCTTCTTTTATTTCAACCCCATCTAACATTACTTCATAAATAGTACTTTCTACTTCATTTTTGTCTATCCCATATCCACTTGTTGAATTTCCTTGTGGATCTAAGTCTAATACTAATACTTTCTTCCCTATTTTCCCTATGCTTGCACTTAAATTTACATTTGTCGTAGTTTTCCCTACTCCACCTTTTTGATTGAACACAGCTATAACTTTGCTCATAAGACTTCCCCCTTTTGTCTCTTTTAAAAAAGGTTACTGCGAAGCAGTAACCTTTTATTTTTTAGGAATCTTTACAACAACTTCCATATAATCGCCTTTATCTACCTCGTTATACTTTGCCTCAATTCCTGTTCCTATTATTGCATCAAAGGCTTGCTTCATGGTATTTAAATAAATTCTTATACCCATGGTACCTTTTATATTTTGTTTTTTCTCTGGTTCTTGAGCGGCTTGTAATTCTTCTAAAATGTCTTTTATCAACTTTTCAGTTTTCTTTACAGTTAGTTCATTTTTTATTACTTTGTCTACAACGTCTTTCATTAGCTCTTCGTTAGGTAACTTAAGAAGTGCTCTAGCATGTCTTTCAGTTAAATCATTTTCTACTAATTTTATTTTTATTTCATTTGGTAATCTTAATATTCTAAGCTTATTAGCTATAGTAGATTGATTTTTTCCTAATTTCTCAGCTAATTGTTGCTGCGTAAATTCATGTTCTTTAATTAGATTTTCATAACCCATAGCTTCTTCTATGAAGTTTAAATCTTCTCTTTGTAAATTTTCCAACAATGCTAATACTGCTGAAGATTCATCTGACATATTATTTATAATCGCAGGAACTGATTTAAGTTGAGCTAATTTAGCAGCTCTAAATCTTCTTTCACCTGCGATAAGTTCATATTTATCATCTTTAACTCTAACAGTTATAGGTTGAAGTATTCCATAAACTTTTATAGAGTTGCTTAATTCTTCTAGCGCTGATTGTGAAAATACTTTTCTTGGTTGATATGGATTTGGAACTATATTTTCTATAGGTATCTCCATAACTCTTTTATCTTCCATAACATCCCTCTCTTATTAGATATAAATATATTTGAATTTCATTAACTACCTACAAATTAATACTACATTAGATACACATGAGTATAATATTTCTTCATATACTCACATAATCCTTCTATTTTATTTCATTTTTAGTATATTTTTAGCTATTTTATAGTATATATCTTAGCTTTCTTATACTAATTAGTTTTATTTTATAGGACTTTTTGCAGGTTTTCCTGCTTTTCTCGGATATTTT
Above is a genomic segment from Romboutsia lituseburensis containing:
- a CDS encoding ParA family protein, with translation MSKVIAVFNQKGGVGKTTTNVNLSASIGKIGKKVLVLDLDPQGNSTSGYGIDKNEVESTIYEVMLDGVEIKEAILKTEFENIDVVASATELSGAEIELTSMENREFILKNAIESVRQEYDYIFIDCPPSLGMLTINCLTAVDSVLIPIQCEYYALEGVSQLMETIKLVKSRLNPNIDIQGVVLSMFDGRANLSIQVVEEVKKYFKGSVYTTLIPRNVRLAEAPSHGKPALYYDARCKGAEAYMELAEEFIDLEEDII
- a CDS encoding aminotransferase class V-fold PLP-dependent enzyme — encoded protein: MIYLDNAATTYPKPEKVYDAVLDCMKNYCANPGRAGHKLAMRAAREIYDARENIAKLFNIDNPMTIVFTNNATDSLNLAIKGVVKKGDHIITTSMEHNSVIRPIKSLEKDGIENTIVECDKDGFLNPEDIKNAIKENTKLIVTTHASNVAGTIVDIKEVGKIAKEKNVLYLVDASQTAGVYDINVKDINVDMIAAPGHKCLLGPQGTGILYIREDLKIDILKEGGTGSRSEDLFQPDLTPDKYESGTHNTPGIVGLNEGVKFILETGVDSIRAHEEELCQYMLDRLNEVPNIVIYGPKDSKKRAAVISINIPKIDSGEITFLLDSEYDIATRSGIHCAPLAHKTLGTLEQGAVRFSLGYFNTKNDIDEAVRALKEIEKNN
- a CDS encoding helix-turn-helix domain-containing protein — translated: MDILSLGEKIKKLRKEKNMTLKELAGDRITAAQISHIERDKSHTSYELLDYLSEKLDVSIDYLLETKEMQSKKITDNLILQSEIYIKSNELDRAEQLINQVIQICKEYKLIDNYGKCNFLLGTINLKRENYNLVVNNFEKALYYFIKNNDKENIFKCYLNIGKIYVKEEFYKGAISHFDFAEEVLSESQIEDLDVHKDLYSNMAYCHVKLGESEKSLEYISKIEEIDGTNNIQEEVEVLVLKAKNLLNIGKYDDAKENFKKALELLEIEENKSGIANVYMTISEIYKELGDIDGVLEYSHKAYDIKKNDDDSTAANSLYKIIEAYIENEDYDSAKKYCKIALASSIKSKNRFNEYQALKLYSNMHKIQNENTLAIEYLTKCTKIISELGNSDILAGLYLDLGQLYSDISKEKELEYYQKGVALYKHLEIIK
- a CDS encoding ParB/RepB/Spo0J family partition protein, which produces MEKKSPKRTNRLGRGLSALIPDTKDDIDSKEIVRLDLSKVYPNDTQPRKVFDEEKIHVLCESIKHYGVLQPIVVKPDEDGRYMIIAGERRYRASKMAKQKDIPAVIKDIPMKDIMEIALIENLQREDLNAIEEALAYRSLIEHYDVTQEEISEAVGKSRPHITNTLRLLNLGENVIVMVENGQLTAGHGKALLRVSDLEKQLELANKVKEEELSVRETERLAKKIVEENSDLTNKKSSSKEKDIFIVDVEEKLTNVFGTKVNISKGKKKGKIEIEYYNEDDLNNIVSMLLEENEA
- the noc gene encoding nucleoid occlusion protein produces the protein MEDKRVMEIPIENIVPNPYQPRKVFSQSALEELSNSIKVYGILQPITVRVKDDKYELIAGERRFRAAKLAQLKSVPAIINNMSDESSAVLALLENLQREDLNFIEEAMGYENLIKEHEFTQQQLAEKLGKNQSTIANKLRILRLPNEIKIKLVENDLTERHARALLKLPNEELMKDVVDKVIKNELTVKKTEKLIKDILEELQAAQEPEKKQNIKGTMGIRIYLNTMKQAFDAIIGTGIEAKYNEVDKGDYMEVVVKIPKK